In one window of Dokdonia sp. PRO95 DNA:
- a CDS encoding CYTH domain-containing protein, with protein sequence MLEIERKFLVTSAAFKEVAQKATRITQGYLSTDPERTVRVRIKGEKGFLTIKGKSNDSGTTRVEVEEEIAVDKAQTLLSLCLPGVIDKTRYEYTAGNHTWEIDEFYGENEGLTIAEIELNAEEEDFTTPEWIGSEVTGDNKYYNSQLSENPFKNW encoded by the coding sequence ATGTTAGAAATAGAACGAAAATTCCTAGTAACCTCAGCGGCTTTTAAAGAAGTTGCTCAAAAGGCAACTCGTATTACCCAAGGCTATCTAAGCACAGATCCTGAGCGAACTGTAAGAGTGCGAATTAAAGGCGAGAAAGGCTTTCTTACCATTAAAGGAAAATCAAACGATAGCGGTACTACGCGCGTAGAAGTAGAAGAAGAAATCGCAGTAGATAAGGCGCAAACGCTTCTATCACTATGCCTTCCCGGAGTCATAGATAAAACGCGTTACGAGTATACCGCAGGTAATCACACTTGGGAAATAGATGAATTTTATGGAGAAAACGAAGGACTAACCATCGCCGAAATAGAACTCAACGCTGAAGAAGAAGATTTTACAACACCAGAATGGATAGGCAGCGAAGTGACTGGAGATAACAAATATTACAACTCGCAGCTATCTGAGAATCCTTTTAAAAATTGGTAA
- a CDS encoding MG2 domain-containing protein → MPNYHLSSSCIKKTIITRYAYVLLALLTITISCKEKSTPTDNLFKFKDYISYTTEGRQSVMSPIRVELAQPLTQFEVDQVLPNDIIKVRPKVSGVFSLHNSRLLEFIPEEPLKPDTAYEVTLMLDKLYDDLDTGKEQFTFGFKTITPDFKVAMGALQSYSKDYNYLEGQIEASDDIAFAKAQQLINASQNGNALAVKWFDKDGVSRFHSFRIDSISRTKADSQIRVAWDGKAIGARDTNGKNTIQIPGKDNFKIIGIHQERGANASVIINFSDPLKDNQNFAGLVTIARAGNLRFEVNGNVLQVYPENKIVGNALVEVFQGIKSTDDYKLKQPFKETVSFEQIKPAIRAITNGVILPKSTSTPYYFEAVNLTHVDVRVIKIYEDNVLEFLQEGSLNNTSSYNLKKVGRRIAKKTIEIAKQGDLNTGQWQAHGVDLSAIFKADPGALYRVEISYKPSYAIYECDDAVAGSVEEDSYEDYYEDAYTEAESPDEDDREEQYWDNRIYRWRKQVYDWRQEDNPCHPAYYQESKFVNSNLLGSNLGVIVKKGKDNSYLFATSDIVTTTPEANTKITLYNYQKQPIATVTTDATGIAQVTPDGYPVYAVAVKDGNYAYLKLQDGHSLSMSKFDIAGNQLEKGLKGFTYLDRGVHRPGDTIHLTFTLNDKANPLPKDHPVKLEVTDARGKLMYRKVASGSKGGSQNGNQALNNFYYFPVPTEQDAPTGNYNATISVGGATFNKTLKVETIKPNRLKVDLTFKDEILQASGNLSGGATVKWLHGAPARNLKIKTDVTIRKSSSGFSKFPGYNFYDPIREFDEVSMDVLDGTLDNEGNIKINKKIDLSKRAPGMLKATFVTKAYEGGGDFSLDVVSKDVAPFDHFVGLRAPKSRAYGSYYTDQNIEFDLATTNAQGTPAAGRKLQVKVFKMSWRWWWNRSRDNYSSYETSTVHTPVQNFTVTSGSNGKTSFNINIPEKESGRYLIRVIDPESGHATGRIAYFYRNWGGFQRDSESAKMLVFSADKDEYSVGDNATITFPSSAGGRALVSIENGTKVLESYWVETQQGKTNFSLPVTSAMAPNVYVNISLLQPHKQSVNDLPIRLYGVIPLMVKDRQTVLEPVITMPDVLKPEEPYTIKITEKNNKQMTYTIAVVDDGLLDLTRFQTPKIHKHFYSREALGVKSFDMYDYVIGAYSGSVDNIYAIGGGDAASAAKNRKAERFKPVVTYLGPFALSENETKSHTVTMPNYVGSVRAMVIAGDATKSAYGSVEKTVPVRKPLMVLGSLPRKLSPGEHVTLPVTVFAMEKNIKQAKITVKTSEAFKASEGNVKTVNFTQVGEKIVPFEFDVQAATGVQTVQIIVEGHGERATYDVEIDVENPNPITQKVTDYELDPSSNLTIDYETFGVAGTNESALEFSTLPPMDFTKRMQYLIRYPHGCVEQTTSGVFPQLFLDDVFDLTYEQKRDAQQYIKDGIARLGRFQNTDGGLGYWQGEIEADLWGTTYAGHFMIEAQKKGYALPLTFMNNWLRFQKKEAREWRSGQQSYNATLVQAYRLYTLALAGQPDLAAMNRLRENTNLSNEATWRLAGAYALAGQDKVAGQLTATANIDFTPKKYDYHTYGSVYRNRAMALETMVLLNDSKQKELAVSIAKTLASDRWLSTQETSYALLAMAKMVVKNGGKAMQFSYTKDGKEYSVDTQQAIALRDIKTQDGANEIIIKNAKNSTVFIRLVQSGKLPLGKELVDQKNLQVKTTFYNLAGEVMSINNLQQGEEFTAKITVSNTSRDYVDNVALTQIFPSGWEIVNTRFTDAQGGTAGSARYTDIRDDRVQFYFDMSKTSTRTFTVRLNASYLGDYYLPGTQVEAMYDATYYARSKGAWIKVKN, encoded by the coding sequence ATGCCTAACTATCATCTCTCATCCTCCTGTATCAAAAAAACGATTATAACTAGGTATGCATACGTCCTGCTGGCTTTGCTTACCATAACTATTTCTTGTAAAGAGAAGAGCACACCTACAGACAATCTTTTTAAGTTTAAAGATTACATTTCTTACACGACAGAGGGGCGACAGTCTGTTATGAGCCCTATACGTGTGGAGCTTGCACAGCCACTCACGCAGTTTGAGGTAGACCAAGTGCTACCTAATGACATTATCAAAGTGCGTCCTAAAGTTTCTGGAGTGTTTAGTCTTCATAACAGTAGACTCTTAGAGTTTATACCAGAAGAGCCTCTCAAACCAGACACGGCATACGAGGTCACTCTTATGCTTGATAAACTGTATGATGATCTTGACACAGGGAAGGAGCAATTTACTTTTGGCTTCAAGACCATTACTCCAGATTTTAAAGTAGCGATGGGAGCTTTGCAATCATATAGTAAGGATTATAATTATCTAGAAGGACAAATAGAAGCGAGTGATGATATCGCTTTCGCGAAAGCGCAACAACTCATAAACGCCTCTCAAAATGGTAATGCACTAGCTGTAAAATGGTTTGATAAAGATGGGGTGTCTAGATTTCATTCATTTAGAATAGATAGCATCTCCCGCACTAAGGCAGATTCACAAATTAGGGTTGCCTGGGATGGTAAAGCGATAGGGGCCAGAGACACAAATGGTAAGAACACCATACAAATACCGGGAAAAGATAATTTTAAAATCATAGGTATACATCAAGAGCGCGGCGCAAACGCCTCTGTGATTATAAATTTTTCTGACCCATTAAAGGATAACCAAAACTTTGCTGGACTCGTGACAATTGCGCGTGCAGGAAACCTTCGCTTTGAAGTAAATGGAAATGTACTACAGGTATATCCAGAAAATAAGATAGTAGGTAATGCACTGGTTGAGGTTTTTCAAGGAATAAAAAGTACTGATGACTATAAGTTGAAACAACCCTTTAAAGAGACCGTAAGTTTTGAGCAAATAAAACCTGCCATACGGGCTATCACAAATGGAGTTATTCTTCCAAAATCTACGAGTACTCCTTACTATTTTGAGGCAGTAAATCTTACACACGTAGACGTGAGAGTCATTAAGATTTATGAAGATAATGTACTCGAGTTTTTACAAGAGGGATCGCTTAATAATACGAGTAGTTATAACCTTAAAAAAGTGGGTAGGCGCATAGCAAAAAAAACGATTGAGATTGCAAAACAAGGTGATCTTAACACCGGCCAGTGGCAAGCTCACGGCGTAGATCTCTCAGCTATTTTTAAAGCAGACCCTGGAGCATTGTATAGAGTAGAGATAAGCTATAAACCTTCTTATGCTATTTATGAGTGTGATGATGCTGTTGCTGGTAGTGTAGAAGAAGATAGTTATGAGGACTATTATGAAGATGCATATACCGAGGCAGAAAGTCCAGATGAAGATGATAGAGAGGAGCAGTACTGGGATAACCGTATTTATAGATGGCGTAAGCAAGTGTACGACTGGAGACAAGAAGATAACCCTTGCCACCCTGCATACTATCAAGAGTCAAAATTTGTAAATAGTAATTTACTAGGGAGTAATCTAGGGGTGATTGTAAAAAAAGGAAAAGACAATTCTTACTTGTTTGCAACATCAGATATTGTGACTACTACGCCAGAGGCAAACACAAAAATCACATTATATAATTACCAAAAGCAACCCATTGCAACAGTCACTACAGATGCCACTGGAATAGCTCAAGTAACACCAGATGGCTACCCAGTATATGCTGTTGCAGTAAAAGATGGAAACTATGCTTACTTAAAACTGCAAGATGGGCATAGTCTCTCTATGAGTAAATTTGATATTGCGGGTAATCAACTTGAGAAAGGGCTTAAAGGTTTTACCTACTTAGATAGAGGTGTGCATCGCCCTGGTGACACCATCCATCTCACTTTTACACTTAATGATAAGGCAAACCCACTGCCAAAAGATCACCCAGTAAAGCTGGAAGTGACAGATGCACGAGGTAAACTTATGTATAGAAAGGTAGCGTCTGGATCAAAAGGAGGATCTCAAAATGGGAACCAAGCGCTTAATAACTTTTATTATTTCCCGGTTCCTACAGAGCAGGACGCTCCTACGGGTAACTATAATGCTACCATCTCTGTGGGAGGTGCCACATTTAACAAAACGCTCAAAGTAGAAACCATAAAACCTAATCGCCTCAAAGTAGATCTCACTTTTAAAGATGAGATACTACAAGCAAGCGGAAATCTATCGGGAGGTGCCACTGTAAAATGGTTACACGGAGCGCCTGCCAGAAATTTGAAAATTAAAACAGACGTGACTATACGCAAGTCAAGTAGCGGGTTTAGCAAGTTTCCTGGATATAATTTTTATGACCCAATTAGGGAGTTTGATGAGGTTAGTATGGATGTGCTAGACGGCACTCTGGATAATGAAGGCAACATAAAGATTAATAAAAAAATAGATTTGAGTAAGCGAGCACCGGGTATGCTCAAGGCAACGTTTGTTACAAAAGCCTATGAGGGAGGAGGTGACTTCTCTCTAGATGTGGTAAGTAAGGATGTCGCACCGTTTGATCACTTTGTAGGTCTGCGAGCTCCAAAAAGTCGTGCCTACGGTAGTTATTACACAGATCAAAATATCGAGTTTGACCTAGCTACTACAAATGCTCAAGGCACACCAGCTGCGGGCCGTAAGCTTCAAGTAAAAGTATTTAAAATGTCTTGGCGCTGGTGGTGGAACAGGAGTAGAGATAATTACTCTAGTTATGAAACAAGTACCGTACATACACCGGTACAAAACTTTACAGTCACTTCTGGTTCTAACGGAAAAACAAGTTTTAATATCAATATTCCGGAGAAGGAAAGCGGGCGTTATCTTATACGTGTTATAGACCCAGAAAGCGGTCACGCTACAGGCCGTATCGCATATTTTTATAGAAACTGGGGTGGTTTTCAAAGAGACTCAGAAAGTGCAAAGATGCTCGTGTTTTCGGCAGATAAAGATGAGTATAGTGTGGGAGATAATGCCACCATTACGTTCCCATCTTCGGCGGGAGGTAGAGCGCTAGTGAGTATTGAAAATGGTACAAAAGTACTCGAGAGTTATTGGGTAGAAACCCAGCAAGGTAAAACCAATTTTTCTTTACCTGTTACCTCCGCAATGGCGCCTAATGTGTATGTGAATATTTCGCTATTACAACCTCATAAACAATCTGTAAACGACCTTCCTATTAGGCTTTATGGTGTAATTCCTTTGATGGTAAAAGATAGGCAAACAGTGTTAGAGCCGGTAATCACTATGCCAGATGTATTAAAGCCAGAAGAGCCATATACTATCAAAATCACAGAAAAAAATAATAAACAGATGACCTATACTATCGCTGTGGTAGATGATGGTTTGCTGGATCTTACAAGATTTCAAACACCAAAAATCCATAAGCATTTTTATAGCAGAGAAGCACTAGGTGTGAAGTCTTTTGATATGTATGATTATGTGATAGGTGCATATTCTGGCAGTGTAGATAACATTTATGCAATAGGAGGTGGTGATGCTGCGAGCGCTGCCAAAAATAGAAAGGCAGAACGCTTTAAACCTGTAGTTACTTATTTGGGTCCTTTCGCTTTAAGCGAAAACGAAACAAAGTCACACACGGTAACAATGCCTAACTACGTAGGCTCTGTGAGAGCAATGGTAATTGCCGGAGATGCCACAAAAAGCGCCTATGGATCTGTAGAAAAGACAGTACCTGTGCGTAAACCGCTTATGGTTTTAGGTTCGCTTCCGCGAAAATTATCTCCGGGAGAACACGTGACTTTACCAGTAACAGTGTTTGCAATGGAAAAGAACATCAAGCAGGCTAAGATTACCGTCAAAACATCTGAAGCTTTTAAAGCATCTGAAGGGAATGTAAAAACGGTAAATTTCACGCAAGTGGGAGAAAAAATAGTTCCTTTTGAGTTTGATGTGCAAGCTGCTACAGGAGTGCAAACCGTACAAATTATTGTAGAAGGTCACGGGGAGCGTGCAACCTATGATGTTGAGATAGACGTAGAAAACCCAAATCCTATTACTCAAAAAGTAACCGATTACGAACTAGACCCTAGCAGTAACCTTACTATTGATTATGAGACGTTTGGTGTGGCAGGGACTAATGAAAGCGCTTTGGAGTTTTCGACACTGCCACCTATGGATTTTACTAAGCGTATGCAGTATTTAATACGTTACCCACACGGTTGTGTAGAGCAAACTACCTCTGGAGTTTTTCCGCAACTGTTTTTAGATGATGTTTTTGATCTTACCTATGAGCAAAAACGGGATGCACAACAGTATATTAAAGACGGTATTGCGAGGCTAGGCCGTTTCCAAAACACAGACGGAGGTCTAGGTTACTGGCAGGGAGAGATAGAAGCAGACCTATGGGGTACCACCTATGCTGGACACTTTATGATAGAAGCCCAGAAAAAGGGATATGCATTACCGCTCACTTTTATGAATAACTGGTTACGTTTTCAGAAAAAGGAGGCTCGTGAGTGGAGATCTGGACAACAAAGTTATAATGCAACGCTAGTACAAGCATATCGCTTATACACGCTCGCACTTGCGGGACAACCCGACCTTGCAGCGATGAACCGTCTTCGTGAGAATACAAATTTAAGTAATGAAGCAACCTGGAGGCTTGCGGGAGCTTATGCACTAGCAGGTCAAGACAAAGTAGCTGGCCAACTTACCGCTACGGCAAATATTGATTTTACTCCTAAAAAGTATGACTACCATACCTATGGCTCGGTATATCGCAACAGGGCAATGGCGCTAGAAACGATGGTGCTTCTTAATGATAGCAAGCAAAAAGAACTTGCTGTAAGTATAGCCAAAACGCTAGCTTCAGACAGGTGGTTAAGTACTCAAGAAACCAGTTATGCACTGCTGGCTATGGCAAAAATGGTTGTAAAGAACGGAGGTAAAGCAATGCAGTTCTCTTATACAAAAGATGGAAAAGAGTACAGTGTAGATACACAACAAGCTATCGCTCTACGTGACATAAAAACGCAAGACGGAGCAAATGAGATTATTATAAAAAATGCTAAAAATAGTACCGTGTTCATACGTCTTGTGCAAAGTGGTAAGTTACCATTAGGCAAAGAGCTTGTAGATCAAAAAAACCTACAGGTTAAAACAACCTTTTATAACCTCGCTGGTGAAGTGATGTCTATCAATAATCTCCAGCAGGGAGAAGAGTTTACCGCAAAAATTACGGTGAGTAATACGAGCAGAGATTATGTAGATAATGTCGCGCTTACACAAATCTTCCCAAGCGGTTGGGAGATTGTGAATACACGTTTTACAGATGCTCAGGGAGGTACAGCAGGAAGCGCCCGATATACAGATATAAGAGACGATCGTGTGCAGTTTTATTTTGATATGAGTAAGACCAGTACAAGAACATTTACGGTTCGTCTTAATGCAAGTTACTTAGGTGATTACTATTTGCCAGGTACTCAGGTAGAGGCTATGTATGATGCGACTTATTATGCCAGGTCAAAAGGAGCTTGGATAAAAGTTAAGAACTAA
- the dinB gene encoding DNA polymerase IV — protein MSELPIKKIIHVDMDAFYASVEQLDNPDLRGKAIAVGGGGERGVVSAASYEARKYGVRSAMAGALARKLCPDLIFVKTNFERYREVSAQIRSVFHEFTDLVEPLSLDEAYLDVTENKVGMPSATVIASWIRQRIKEKTGLNASAGISINKFIAKVASDINKPNGQKTIPPEEVITFLEELDIRKFYGIGKKTAEKMYLHGIFTGMDLKLKSKEYLSDNFGKSGAYYYDIVRGIQHSEVKPNRIRKSLAAERTFRENITSEIFMLEKLEHIAEEVERRLEKSKVAGKTITLKIKYSDFTLQTRSKTLDLYVRSKDIILETAKDLLYQEKMKNSVRLLGISLSNLNTEDRKKKDAAKAVKEEEIDVQMRFTF, from the coding sequence ATGTCTGAGCTGCCTATAAAAAAGATAATTCACGTAGATATGGATGCATTTTATGCATCTGTAGAGCAGCTGGACAACCCAGATTTACGAGGTAAAGCTATTGCTGTAGGTGGCGGAGGTGAGCGTGGTGTGGTAAGTGCAGCGAGTTATGAGGCTCGTAAGTATGGCGTGCGGTCTGCTATGGCGGGTGCGCTTGCGCGAAAACTGTGTCCCGACCTCATATTTGTAAAGACTAACTTTGAGCGATACCGAGAGGTCTCTGCTCAGATACGCTCCGTTTTTCACGAGTTCACAGATCTTGTAGAACCCTTATCACTAGATGAAGCCTACCTAGATGTCACCGAAAACAAAGTAGGAATGCCTAGTGCAACCGTTATTGCCTCTTGGATACGACAACGCATAAAAGAAAAAACAGGACTCAATGCCAGTGCAGGAATAAGCATCAATAAGTTTATTGCAAAAGTTGCCAGTGACATTAATAAACCCAACGGTCAGAAAACCATACCGCCAGAGGAGGTAATCACCTTTCTTGAGGAGCTAGACATCAGAAAGTTTTACGGCATAGGAAAAAAGACTGCCGAAAAAATGTATCTACACGGCATTTTTACAGGGATGGATCTCAAATTAAAATCAAAAGAATATCTGAGTGACAACTTTGGAAAGAGTGGAGCCTACTATTATGATATTGTGAGAGGCATACAACATAGCGAAGTGAAGCCTAACCGCATACGCAAGTCACTTGCAGCGGAGCGCACTTTTAGAGAAAACATCACTTCGGAGATTTTTATGCTTGAAAAGCTAGAACACATAGCCGAAGAAGTGGAGAGAAGATTAGAAAAAAGCAAAGTAGCAGGTAAGACTATTACTCTCAAAATAAAATACTCAGACTTTACACTCCAGACCCGCTCAAAAACGCTAGACTTATACGTGAGGTCTAAAGACATCATACTAGAAACCGCAAAGGATTTACTGTATCAAGAAAAAATGAAAAATAGCGTGCGTCTTTTAGGCATCTCACTATCTAACCTCAATACCGAAGACCGTAAAAAGAAGGATGCAGCAAAAGCTGTAAAAGAAGAAGAGATCGATGTACAGATGCGCTTTACCTTCTAG
- a CDS encoding VOC family protein codes for MPTTFNHITVPSQDLKAAIAFYTGIGMELIEHEPQHHAHFENKEHEVIFTAYYNLKLPEQPVTVYFETDGIEVFELRFRESVLIPTIYRDWGGKDLTLQDPDGNNVVLYQKNTPTTITPWQK; via the coding sequence GTGCCTACCACGTTTAACCACATCACCGTTCCCTCCCAAGACCTTAAAGCGGCGATTGCGTTTTATACAGGCATTGGTATGGAACTTATTGAGCACGAGCCTCAGCATCACGCACATTTTGAAAATAAAGAGCACGAAGTCATTTTTACAGCTTATTATAATCTCAAACTTCCAGAACAACCCGTAACCGTTTACTTTGAAACAGACGGTATTGAGGTGTTTGAATTACGCTTTCGCGAAAGCGTACTCATCCCCACCATATACAGAGACTGGGGTGGCAAGGACTTAACACTACAAGATCCCGATGGGAATAATGTGGTGCTTTACCAAAAGAACACACCTACGACCATAACTCCCTGGCAAAAATAA
- a CDS encoding VOC family protein, which translates to MNLNQITVPSLDLVTSIAFYEQLGLRLIVKALPHYARFECPEGDATFSIHLVDELPAGAGVTVYFETERLEQEVARLQGENVTFDLLPTDQSWLWREARLKDPDGNQIILYYAGDNRKNPPWRIN; encoded by the coding sequence ATGAACCTCAACCAAATCACCGTACCTTCACTAGACCTTGTAACTTCCATTGCTTTTTATGAGCAACTGGGATTGCGTCTTATTGTAAAAGCCTTGCCACATTATGCACGCTTTGAGTGCCCAGAGGGAGATGCTACGTTTTCTATACATCTTGTAGATGAGTTACCTGCAGGAGCTGGAGTTACGGTATATTTTGAAACAGAGCGTTTAGAGCAAGAAGTGGCACGATTACAAGGGGAGAATGTTACTTTTGACCTATTGCCCACAGACCAGTCGTGGTTGTGGCGAGAGGCAAGACTTAAGGATCCAGATGGAAATCAAATAATTCTTTACTATGCTGGTGATAATCGCAAAAATCCGCCGTGGCGCATTAACTAA
- a CDS encoding NAD(P)H-binding protein encodes MSKTAIILGATGLTGGLLTELLIKDPAFSKVKIFTRRPTSFTHEKVEEIICDLLDTSTFKEQFTGDVIFCCIGTTKAQTPDRDKYRAIDYGIPVETAQLAKQQGIASYMVISSAGTSAKSPFFYVRTKGEMERDLSKVGIENTYILKPAFINGRPDDARKGEKALKMMMAVMDFFMVGPLKKWKSTQAKDIAGAMAQLAKQTVTHTDITNIEIKELSSAYHV; translated from the coding sequence ATGTCTAAAACAGCAATCATACTCGGCGCCACAGGTCTTACTGGCGGACTTTTAACAGAGTTACTCATAAAAGACCCAGCATTTTCTAAAGTGAAAATTTTTACAAGGCGGCCTACCTCTTTTACACACGAGAAAGTGGAAGAGATTATTTGTGATTTACTAGACACAAGCACCTTTAAGGAGCAATTTACAGGTGATGTTATTTTTTGCTGCATAGGCACAACGAAGGCCCAAACACCAGATAGAGATAAGTATCGCGCTATAGACTACGGCATTCCTGTTGAAACGGCACAACTAGCAAAGCAACAAGGGATAGCAAGTTATATGGTCATTTCTTCTGCGGGAACTTCGGCTAAGAGTCCGTTTTTCTATGTGCGTACAAAAGGTGAGATGGAGCGCGACTTGAGTAAGGTGGGAATTGAGAACACCTACATTCTTAAACCTGCTTTTATAAATGGTCGCCCAGATGACGCTCGCAAAGGCGAGAAAGCTCTCAAAATGATGATGGCCGTTATGGACTTCTTTATGGTGGGACCGCTCAAAAAATGGAAGTCTACACAAGCAAAAGATATTGCTGGAGCAATGGCACAGCTTGCAAAACAAACAGTAACCCACACAGACATCACAAATATTGAGATTAAAGAACTAAGCAGTGCCTACCACGTTTAA
- the pbpC gene encoding penicillin-binding protein 1C, with protein MYSRLLHIIKRHKFKFILVVLFMLYWAFSIPQQVFKDPHATVVESASGELLGARIASDGQWRFPVLDSVPHKFEKCILLFEDEYFYTHPGFNPVAMGKAIWGNITTDKRRGGSTITQQVIRLSRKGKQRSYTEKVVELIKATRLEAGYSKDEILGMYATYAPFGGNVVGLETAAWRYFGLPASQLSWGQMAALAVLPNNPSMVRPGKNEITLSRKRNNLLKKLWETGEIDKTTYELSLLEKLPGKPYPLPQIAPHLVDRITKESRGKRVQTTVQLPIQRDLNRLAKEHYGLLKQNEIYNLAIVVMDVNTKEVLGYVGNAPTDAAHQKDVDVITKYRSTGSTLKPLLYAGMLDEGLILPQTLVPDIPTSINTYRPQNFDNEYQGVVPADVALAKSLNVPAVRLLREYGLDKFYKNVQEMHMGGINKPASHYGLAMILGGAESSLFELTKTYAGMANTLNTFNRSSSEYTLESFSDYHYVKRDNLASVKKSVTLQSESEIFSAGAIYKTLETLQTVNRPSGEENWQFYEDAQPVAWKTGTSFGFKDAWAVGVTPQYAIGVWVGNADGEGRPGITGIQAAAPLFFDVLRSLPVNGSWFDTPYDALVETTVCTKSGMKASPYCVETRKEQIPHAGEHTASCSYHKQMYLSANKEYLVNSDCYELDEMTAVTYFTLPATMEYYYASKHPDYKELPPYHPDCSFSGEMPMAFMYPKNNEGVILPKDFDAAVNDVVFKVSHRNPETKIFWYLDNEFIGATEDFHELAVTPEVGNYTLTVVDAAGNEIKKKIEVSRG; from the coding sequence ATGTACAGCCGCCTCCTACATATCATAAAGCGCCATAAATTCAAGTTTATACTTGTGGTGTTATTTATGTTGTACTGGGCTTTTTCTATACCGCAGCAGGTTTTTAAAGATCCTCACGCTACCGTGGTTGAGAGTGCGAGTGGTGAGTTGCTGGGCGCCCGCATTGCTAGTGACGGGCAATGGCGTTTTCCGGTACTAGATAGTGTTCCTCATAAGTTTGAAAAGTGTATTCTGTTATTTGAAGATGAGTATTTTTATACCCACCCAGGATTTAATCCCGTGGCGATGGGGAAGGCAATATGGGGTAATATCACTACAGATAAGCGTCGTGGTGGGAGCACCATTACACAACAAGTAATTAGACTTTCTAGAAAAGGAAAACAACGCTCCTATACAGAAAAAGTAGTCGAACTTATAAAAGCTACACGTCTCGAGGCAGGCTATTCAAAAGATGAAATTCTTGGTATGTATGCTACCTATGCGCCCTTTGGCGGTAACGTAGTAGGGTTAGAAACTGCCGCTTGGAGATATTTTGGACTCCCGGCGTCACAGTTAAGTTGGGGGCAAATGGCGGCACTGGCAGTATTACCTAACAATCCTAGTATGGTGCGACCGGGTAAAAATGAGATTACGCTTTCGCGAAAGCGTAATAACCTCCTTAAAAAACTTTGGGAAACAGGAGAGATAGACAAAACTACCTACGAGCTATCGCTGCTAGAAAAACTACCCGGAAAACCCTATCCATTACCACAAATTGCTCCTCATCTAGTTGATAGAATTACTAAAGAATCTCGTGGAAAAAGAGTTCAAACCACGGTACAACTTCCTATACAGCGAGACCTTAATAGACTTGCCAAAGAGCATTATGGCCTGTTAAAGCAAAATGAAATTTACAACCTAGCGATAGTGGTTATGGATGTAAATACAAAAGAGGTTTTAGGCTATGTAGGAAACGCACCAACAGATGCAGCACACCAAAAAGACGTAGATGTTATCACAAAATACCGCAGCACAGGAAGCACGTTAAAGCCATTGCTTTATGCGGGAATGCTAGATGAGGGACTCATACTGCCACAAACATTAGTCCCAGATATACCTACAAGTATCAATACGTATAGACCACAAAATTTTGACAACGAGTATCAAGGCGTAGTTCCGGCAGATGTGGCTCTTGCAAAATCGCTCAATGTACCTGCAGTGCGATTACTACGTGAGTACGGGCTAGATAAGTTTTATAAAAATGTGCAAGAGATGCATATGGGAGGTATAAATAAACCCGCCTCTCACTACGGACTTGCAATGATATTAGGAGGTGCAGAGAGCAGTCTTTTTGAGTTGACAAAAACCTATGCAGGGATGGCAAACACCCTTAACACATTTAATAGGTCTAGTAGTGAGTACACTTTGGAGTCTTTTAGCGATTATCACTATGTCAAAAGAGATAATCTGGCTTCTGTAAAAAAGAGTGTCACGTTGCAAAGCGAGTCCGAGATATTTTCGGCGGGAGCGATTTATAAAACGCTTGAGACACTGCAAACTGTAAATAGACCAAGCGGCGAAGAAAACTGGCAGTTTTATGAAGATGCCCAGCCTGTGGCTTGGAAAACAGGGACAAGTTTTGGTTTTAAAGATGCGTGGGCAGTAGGGGTTACGCCTCAATATGCAATAGGAGTGTGGGTAGGTAATGCAGATGGAGAAGGAAGACCAGGGATTACAGGAATACAAGCAGCAGCGCCATTGTTTTTTGATGTCTTGCGTAGCTTGCCAGTAAATGGCTCTTGGTTTGACACTCCATACGATGCACTCGTGGAGACCACGGTTTGCACAAAAAGCGGAATGAAAGCGAGTCCATATTGTGTAGAAACACGTAAAGAGCAAATACCTCACGCGGGAGAGCACACAGCTTCTTGCTCATATCACAAGCAAATGTACCTCTCTGCAAATAAGGAATATCTAGTAAACTCAGATTGTTATGAGCTTGATGAGATGACGGCTGTCACCTATTTTACGCTACCTGCTACAATGGAGTATTACTATGCAAGCAAGCATCCAGATTATAAAGAATTGCCACCATACCATCCAGATTGTAGCTTTTCTGGAGAAATGCCTATGGCATTTATGTATCCTAAAAATAATGAAGGTGTTATTCTTCCCAAGGATTTTGATGCAGCAGTAAACGATGTTGTGTTTAAAGTCTCTCACCGTAACCCTGAGACTAAGATTTTCTGGTATCTAGATAATGAGTTTATAGGAGCTACAGAAGATTTTCACGAGCTAGCTGTTACGCCAGAGGTGGGAAATTATACACTCACTGTAGTAGATGCAGCGGGTAATGAAATCAAGAAAAAAATTGAGGTTTCTAGGGGTTAA